The DNA window AGAGTCTCACATGTTAGAATATCTCACGTTTTCATTGCATTTCTTCTTCACCTATCCAATAGGAATCCAGATGGTGACGCAGGTCCATGGTGTCACACCTATAAGAACCTGCAGCTGACCTGGGAGCTGTGTGCCATACCTAAGTGCTGTGAGTTATGTTATCTATGGTTTAGTTTTGCAGCAATATAAAAGCATGTAAGTATATAACACGTTCTGTGCCTCTTTTTTAGTGAGACGTCCACCTTTGATCACCACTCTTGGCCCTCGTACCCCCACcactaacaataataatggaGGTAGTACATCTTCAAATCCAATGCaaatgagtcagtgtgtgtagTTATTGTTAATTAACCATCCTTCTGTTATCTGTCTTCTCTACAGCAACATGTGGTCAGCGTTTAGACAACTCCGTGAATCGCCCGTCGTACCGCATATATGGGGGCAAAATGAGTAACATCACTGAGCAGCCATGGCAGGCGGCCATTAATGTTTACCAGGCCAGTAGCAGACATTACTTTCACCGCTGTGGAGGAGTCCTTATTGACTCCTGTTGGGTCTTATCTGCTGCACACTGCTTTGTGGAAACGTAAGAATGGCTCACATCCTTCACACATGCATACCAAATACATAATACAATCTAAACTATTAATTACTATGAGCAGCATACaaatgttttgcctttttttccaGCGATACCGCAGAAAAACTGGAAGTGATTTTGGGAAGAACATTTAGGAAACAGAGTTCCAGTAGTGATCAAATTTTTGAAGTTGAGAATTACTGGATCCATGAGAACTTTGACCCTGACACATTTGACAATGACATTGGTGAGTgaacaataatacaataatattaTCATATCTATTCATCTAATATTCTAATCTTATCACTATTGCTGCAATTATTCTAATTTTGAAAGAGATACAACAGTTAcagttaaattatattttggCATACCCTGAACTCCTCTGGTCACATTCCACTTGTAGCCCTGTTGAAGCTGAAGACAGACATCGGCATCTGTGCTATAAACTCTCCAGAGGTTTTTCCAGCGTGTCTGCCTGAACCTGATCTCGTGCTGCCAAACTGGACTGAGTGTGAGATCTCAGGCTATGGACGAGACAGAGAATGTAAGCATAAACATAAACTTTGCATGACTACTGTTTTTAGGAAACGTGTCGGACAGAAGAGGTCAGTGTTTGCAAACGTTTCCTGAAAcctttcatgtatttatttgtggaTAGGAGATGCTGAATTCAAACACTCTCTCCACAGTTTCTCCAGAGTACTCTGAGCGTGTTAAGAGAGGTTATGTTCGCCTTTGGCCCAACGAGCGCTGTGTTTCAGATGTGCTGTCTGGACGCCTGGTTACCTCCAACATGCTGTGTGCAGGAGACACCAGAGGGCTGGATGATGCCTGCAAGGTGAGAACACCTGATCTTAACATTTAACCTCCTCTGGATTTCACTGCTGATAACATTATTTGACCTAATATTTCTGGAACTCCGCCTACAGGGAGACTCTGGTGGCCCACTCGTCTGTCGAAACAATGACAGGATGACTCTGATGGGTTTGATCAGCTGGGGCGATGGGTGTGGACAGAGAGATAAGCCTGGGGTCTACACTCGCGTCACCGAATACATTAGCTGgatcaacaacaaaatgaaggaaaatcCATTCTAAAGTGAGCTAGACTGCAGAGAAGATGTCGTTAGATGACCATACCCACAGAGACAGTGGGTAAAGCAGCAGAGGGAGCAGCAGGAGTCTGTTCTGAGCTTGTTTACTTGTTGATCTGAATCCAAATTTGTGGAGGTTTTGCACCAGCAGGACCACTCCTACAGAGATGCACAGGAAGAAACTCACTCATGAGTCTTCATGCTCAGTTTTCTCAAGTTTTCTGTTCCTGACTGTGAAATGTAACAGCAGATATGGACAGAAACGCAAAACAACTTCTGCGCCATTTTGAgctttataatattttttctttttatgcatGTAGTTGTCACATGTTTGCTCAGTATTGCTTTCACCAAACTAGAGTTTCACGCAGGGAACCTAACTGGGAAAATAGGAGCTATCAGCAGTGGTAGACGTCAGGTCAGTAGCACTTAAAagccaaaagaaaacacacttgaTACACTAAAGTTTACTTTGCACAGACAAGTAAACCGCATAGAAGAGTTTATGCTACTCTGAGGGGCATTTTGTAAAAATGCTGTGTTATAGTCTTATCTTCTAGATTCTATAAGATAGATCGTTCTCAAACCACAAAACATATCTGCTGGTTCAGATTCAGCTTGTTTCGCAgttttccctcttttcctccctgTCGCCTGGTAGCTGGAGACAGATATGAACTGGTGGGAGGAGGAAACGCTGTTCCTCCATTCAACAAACCCACACCTTGTTCCTTAAGCTCTGGTACAGACAGAGAGTCTCACTTGTTGTTACTATTTTTGTACCAGACTTCCAGAGGGATTCTGCATCAGACACCTGGGTTGAACCCAGCATGTATgtaatatttgtgttgtttgtttattttatgttgtggggctttttttttttactgttctaCATTAAAACACTTATAGTTTGAGCTTTACAAACTCactttgttataaaatgttttagctgttttgtactaagttaatatttttatatctttttataTCACTTTGTAGTAATGCccactgtgtactgtgtgcttaataatttattgtcattatcatCTTAACCACTTTCAACACACTCCTTTGTCAATAAATCATATTTGGAATAATTCTCTTTATGCTTTTTCACCTTGTGGCCTTTTACTGTCATCAGTTAATTGATGACAAACTAGTCAAACTGTGATagtttaaagataaataaagtatttcaaaaaGTCTCTATCGGTTTATCAGTTTTGTGAAACACATTCTAGTTACACTGTGACATTTACCCCATAATTAATCACTTACTGGAACATAATTGGAGCGTTTCCGAAGATACTCTGTCATGAGCTTTCCCTatttaaagcacatttcatacacatacacacagctccCTCAATTTTCACTACCAAAGATGCAGGATACCTACGTGAAACAGTAACAGATAAATTCATATAATTCAATTCATGATTCCTTGtggcacaaatgaaaaaaaaaacatatagaaTAATACACTGGTCTGgcattttcataatttaaagAAAGACTTTATAGGCCTCACTTCATGCAGCTGGGTGTACCTAATGAACTGggaagtgagtgtgtgtgtgcggtaTGTGGCAGATagtttgtttcactttgacttGGCACAGAGTGGGATTATCATTGCTCACTTTTAAAGGTGAACTCTTTGACATCTCAACTCCAGTGTTGTCTATGTGTTTTTTAACCTCGTATTGATGCCGTCTTACTGCTCAGTGACATTTACACATAGCTTCACCACCGTTTGCCGTGTGCATAAAAGGTTAATAATTAACGTCTCTGTTCCATCTGCCACAGTGTTATGATGGCAGATGCAATTCAATAGAAATGTTATTTACAAGTTGcatcaaattatttaaaaccaATCCATGTGATGATGCACATGACCAGTGGGAGGCTGCAGTAGGGAAATTTGAGCTGTTCAGTGGCTGCATGCTGATTAAAAGGCAGACAGTTGAGCACCAGGTGAGACAGTCTGCCTGACACTGGTAGGAAATGCAAATGAGATCAGTTAGAGCTGCTCTTCATATTCTCTCTGTATCGCTCGCTTTCAATCTTTAAAACCATTTGCATCTAAGAACCGAAACAAAGACATTTCCTCATGAGTTGAGCTGCAAGACTGGACCCCAAATCATGACAATGGTaaagtacaattacatttttgttatgttttgttttacaatGTGAAAACTCTGGGTGGAGTGTGAAGGAAGTAAGTAGGTATTGTCGCTGACAGTTTTAGTGCTGCAGCCACTGGGTGCCGAGTAAACGCTCCATGTACTGTAGGTACTTTTGGCTCTAGCATTTTATCCTTTTGGAGTTCTGAATCTAGTAGATGTGATAGCTGTGGAGTTGtgattgaatgtgtgtgtaaaggtaaaaagttaaaacaacTCAAACAAGTAAAAAAGCTTCTGAAATGTGCTTCACCACAAAAGAAAGTTTCCTGAAAGGTCAAAGAAGGTTGTTAAACTTTTATATtgatgaaagtgttttttatcaCAAAAACTTAAAAAGGCGTCATTTACTGTGTGAACTTTCATTTTGAACCTTTGTTCAATGTAAAGGTTTTATCGTGTTGTAGATATCATATTCAAATCTACCGAGCAAAAGCATAGATATGTAGAGTATTTGATTCAGCTTGAGTCATTTCTAGCATGTCGTGCCAGTGATAAATGTGTCCTACGCTCACCTCTGTCTACTACACCATTAAAACTGCCAGGTGGTGGTTGATCAGTGTACACAGCTACCTAGCTGTGTGTTGTAGAAAGCACTTACTTATTTTAACAATGGTGCTGTTGTCACTTTCCCAGAACTGACTCTTTTGTTGTAGTTTGGATGGTGCTGTGGTCTCATGTGGGTGATGATCTGTCCACTGATATCTAATGGCATAAGTATTCTCAGGTGTTTGAGATTAGTTTCATTTCCCTCCGTCTGGAGACAACAATTTCTGCAGAtgaatgttttgtcatttttctgaaGTTCCCTATATGCTCGCATGTTAAAAACCAACATGCGCAAATAAATCGGTGATAATATCCAGTGCGTGAAGTGTGTCAGGGAAGAGCACACACCATACAtgataatatatttttttaatttcctatCTAATATATTAGCTTGTGATAACACAGATTGATGAGCACCTGgctttttccttcttccttgTGTTTGCTCACCGGGTCTCCAACAGCACTTTTGACACTTGCCAGGTGTTTTTTGAGTTTTGCATCAGTAAGAAATTAAAATAGGACACATTTCATTGCTGTGGTTGACACAAAGCAGAACTTCATCACAGTAACTTGATCCAGTATTAAAATGGATATGTTTTTAGAGTGAAGTAAAAGTCCTAAATAGCAGAACACtgacttctcttctcttttcttatttATCTACAGAAAATCGCAGTTTCTAACATTTTGCATGCCAGTGTTTGTGAGAGATACAAAcagtccctccctctcctctgccctgTCCGTCTATAATCATTTACTTTACATCAGCACTTCCTCTACAGCCTCCTGGCACTGTGGGAAAACAGATACTCACAGAGATAGTCACGCCACTTCCTGGTTTCGCTTGTCGTGCCAGTTTATCTTCACCCCCTCATGCCTGCCTCACATCCTTGTGGATGAAGTTTTCTGAATACTCATTTGTAGTACTGTACTTTGATTCTTTccactgctgcaaacacacataaatgtttgacaatgacaataaatatttgacaatgatgtgtttatggtgCTGCTTAAATAATACAACTTTTAAATatgtgcattattttatttatttttgcacatagcattattttaatgtatacatactgtatgcatcAGTGTATATGGATTTAATAGATTTTTATAGATAGATATTAGTACAGTGCCACTGTTTTTGCTCACAAAGAACACTTTGTATAGACATTAACCGTTGTTGTCCATTGTTGctttaatgtgtatttattcatgCATCTGTTTTTGCATGTACGCAGTGAGAGCCACTAGAAACAGATTCCTAAAACAAgctaaacaaactaaactacaTGATCATCTGATTGTAGACGCTCACAGTGAACTGGAGCCAGCATTAACAGCTTTATAGCCTGGGAAGGTAGAAACTCTCACACAACAGCGGATCTGGTTTCCACGTCACAGGAGGAGATAATGGCAAATGCATTGATGAGTGCTTAAAAAGTTCTTATCTGCTGATGAGTATATCATAATGTGTTTAAATTCTTAAACTCCTACACAGGGTGTTTAAGTGCAAACTTTGTGTGGGGTTtgtgtggggttttttttttcacttcagtAAATCCCCTTCTACACCAAATAAAGCTGTTATTGTGTGATCTTCACCCTA is part of the Anabas testudineus chromosome 9, fAnaTes1.2, whole genome shotgun sequence genome and encodes:
- the plat gene encoding tissue-type plasminogen activator isoform X1, with the translated sequence MTRSLGSLILFSALCCCVADSVELLRTKRGTRFYRGEPDRQPARRTLLIIHVQKSSPSFDTSSHCVDSDTSAVHSSGETWLRWKGQRVEYCRCTLRGRELCHTVPVIDCYVSHCYNGGTCKEAVYTSDYICQCPAGFSGTQCEININEKCVVGRGEGYRGTWSISHSGAECINWNSTSLRGRKFTAQKTDASSLGLGNHNFCRNPDNDSTPWCFIFKGTQVVWDYCSLPKCPKDKYQECVLGSGQSYRGTASVTKSGSRCLPWDSPALSRKLYNAWRSDALELGLGSHSFCRNPDGDAGPWCHTYKNLQLTWELCAIPKCLRRPPLITTLGPRTPTTNNNNGATCGQRLDNSVNRPSYRIYGGKMSNITEQPWQAAINVYQASSRHYFHRCGGVLIDSCWVLSAAHCFVETDTAEKLEVILGRTFRKQSSSSDQIFEVENYWIHENFDPDTFDNDIALLKLKTDIGICAINSPEVFPACLPEPDLVLPNWTECEISGYGRDREFSPEYSERVKRGYVRLWPNERCVSDVLSGRLVTSNMLCAGDTRGLDDACKGDSGGPLVCRNNDRMTLMGLISWGDGCGQRDKPGVYTRVTEYISWINNKMKENPF
- the plat gene encoding tissue-type plasminogen activator isoform X2 is translated as MTRSLGSLILFSALCCCVADSVELLRTKRGTRFYRAHCVDSDTSAVHSSGETWLRWKGQRVEYCRCTLRGRELCHTVPVIDCYVSHCYNGGTCKEAVYTSDYICQCPAGFSGTQCEININEKCVVGRGEGYRGTWSISHSGAECINWNSTSLRGRKFTAQKTDASSLGLGNHNFCRNPDNDSTPWCFIFKGTQVVWDYCSLPKCPKDKYQECVLGSGQSYRGTASVTKSGSRCLPWDSPALSRKLYNAWRSDALELGLGSHSFCRNPDGDAGPWCHTYKNLQLTWELCAIPKCLRRPPLITTLGPRTPTTNNNNGATCGQRLDNSVNRPSYRIYGGKMSNITEQPWQAAINVYQASSRHYFHRCGGVLIDSCWVLSAAHCFVETDTAEKLEVILGRTFRKQSSSSDQIFEVENYWIHENFDPDTFDNDIALLKLKTDIGICAINSPEVFPACLPEPDLVLPNWTECEISGYGRDREFSPEYSERVKRGYVRLWPNERCVSDVLSGRLVTSNMLCAGDTRGLDDACKGDSGGPLVCRNNDRMTLMGLISWGDGCGQRDKPGVYTRVTEYISWINNKMKENPF